Proteins co-encoded in one Cottoperca gobio unplaced genomic scaffold, fCotGob3.1 fCotGob3_42arrow_ctg1, whole genome shotgun sequence genomic window:
- the dyrk2 gene encoding LOW QUALITY PROTEIN: dual specificity tyrosine-phosphorylation-regulated kinase 2 (The sequence of the model RefSeq protein was modified relative to this genomic sequence to represent the inferred CDS: deleted 1 base in 1 codon): protein MLTKKPGSSVLPTGKVGVPVYSPGHSGSQTTSPVALPRLRNNNHNALAGGSKSAMSDAVQLSSQSQVHVTQLYEENTNKRPVLTSQPNGLAPLSSTRPGLPLPDRQTSASEPPHHCRQGSAASNKSTDSKPKPASLTPEQAMKQFMSKMSSLEHHEVFSYPEVYFVGPNAKKRSGVMGGANNGGYDDDQGSYIHVPHDHVSYRYEVLKVIGKGSFGQVVKAFDHKSQTHVALKMVRNEKRFHRQAAEEIRILEHLRKQDKDSSMNVIHMLENFTFRNHICMTFELLSMNLYELIKKNKFQGFSLPLVRKFAHSILQCLDSLHKNRIIHCDLKPENILLKQQGRSGIKVIDFGSSCYEHQRVYTYIQSRFYRAPEVILGSRYGMPIDMWSLGCILAELLTGYPLLPGEDEADQLACIIELLGMPGQKLLDASKRAKNFVSSKGYPRYCTVTTLPDGTTVLNAGRSRRGKVRGAPGSKDWSAALKGCDDPLFLDFLKQCLEWDPALRMTPSQALRHPWLRRRLPKPPTGTTVGEKTSSSSKRGTTMTTDGAITSISKLATTSSTTTTSSSSKTRTNLAAITDANGNIQPRTVLPKLVS, encoded by the exons ATGTTAACCAAGAAGCCCGGATCCTCGGTCCTCCCGACGG gcaAAGTGGGCGTGCCGGTGTACTCTCCAGGTCACAGTGGCTCTCAGACAACGTCGCCTGTCGCGCTGCCGCGACTTcgcaacaacaaccacaacgCCCTGGCG GGAGGCTCTAAATCCGCCATGTCGGATGCCGTCCAGCTGTCGTCGCAGTCGCAGGTCCACGTCACCCAGCTGTACGAGGAGAACACCAACAAGCGTCCGGTGCTGACCTCCCAGCCCAACGGCCTGGCTCCTCTCAGCTCCACGCGGCCGGGCCTGCCGCTGCCCGACCGCCAGACCTCGGCGTCGGAGCCCCCTCACCACTGTCGGCAGGGCAGCGCCGCCTCCAACAAGTCGACGGACAGCAAGCCAAAGCCCGCCTCCTTGACCCCGGAGCAGGCCATGAAGCAGTTCATGTCCAAAATGTCGTCGCTGGAACACCACGAGGTGTTCAGCTACCCCGAAG tgtaCTTTGTTGGTCCGAATGCAAAGAAGAGGTCAGGGGTCATGGGCGGAGCCAACAACGGCGGCTACGACGACGATCAGGGATCCTACATTCACGTTCCACACGACCACGTCTCCTACCGCTACGAAGTCCTGAAGGTCATCGGCAAGGGCAGCTTTGGACAG GTGGTGAAGGCGTTCGACCACAAGTCTCAGACCCACGTGGCTCTGAAGATGGTCCGCAACGAGAAGCGCTTCCACCGGCAGGCGGCGGAGGAGATCCGCATCCTGGAGCACCTGAGGAAGCAGGACAAGGACTCGAGCATGAACGTCATCCACATGCTGGAGAACTTCACCTTCCGAAACCACATTTGCATGACCTTCGAGCTGCTCAGCATGAACCTGTACGAGCTCATCAAGAAGAACAAGTTCCAGGGCTTCAGCCTCCCGCTGGTCAGGAAGTTCGCCCACTCCATCCTGCAGTGTCTGGACTCTCTGCACAAGAACCGCATCATCCACTGCGACCTCAAGCCCGAGAACATTCTACTCAAGCAGCAGGGACGCAGCGGCATCAAG gtcaTAGATTTTGGTTCTAGCTGTTACGAACATCAGAGAGTTTACACCTACATCCAGTCGCGCTTCTACAGAGCGCCAGAGGTCATTCTAG GCTCCAGGTACGGGATGCCCATCGACATGTGGTCTCTGGGCTGCATCCTGGCCGAGCTGCTGACCGGCTACCCGCTGCTGCCGGGCGAAGAC GAAGCCGACCAGCTGGCCTGCATCATCGAGCTCCTGGGCATGCCCGGCCAGAAGCTGCTCGACGCCTCCAAGAGAGCCAAGAACTTTGTGTCGTCCAAAGGCTACCCGCGGTACTGCACCGTCACCACGCTGCCCGACGGCACCACCGTGCTGAACGCCGGCCGCTCGCGGCGAGGGAAGGTACGCGGCGCGCCGGGCAGCAAGGACTGGAGCGCGGCGCTGAAGGGCTGCGACGACCCGCTGTTCTTGGACTTCCTCAAACAGTGTCTGGAGTGGGACCCGGCGCTCAGGATGACGCCCAGCCAGGCGCTGCGCCACCCATGGCTGAGGAGACGACTCCCCAAGCCGCCGACGGGAACCACCGTGGGGGAAaagacctcctcctcctccaaacgAGGCACCACCATGACAACCGACGGCGCCATCACATCCATCTCGAAGCTCGCCACCACCTCCTCAACCACCACcacgtcctcctcctccaaaaCCAGGACTAACTTGGCAGCGATCACCGATGCCAACGGGAACATCCAGCCTCGGACGGTGCTGCCCAAACTGGTCAGCTGA
- the LOC115006007 gene encoding E3 ubiquitin-protein ligase TRIM21-like has translation MTTHEDLWKTLEDLTHEQFKGFKWFLQQPNIHEGFSAISVAQLEKADRQDTVDLMVQRFYLHGALDLTMKNLEKISRNDLVQGLLHTSSRGKDLKNFGSVPLNTDYERKKAKLGETKDEIKLMIQERKKMIREINRSAEFSSKSADRHIADSKQSSAVLQHSVERSLDNLIREIKEKQETALKEAKGIIKELEQEISKLTKRSAEVEQLSHTEDHPDFLQSFSSLNAIPHTKNWKEISVTPPTYGTSVGKAVIELEEILKKEKEKLFSKAKLKRVQQFAKDVTLDPDTANASLILSDDRKEVYCGDVTQSLPDNPERFNPAINVLGKQSFSSGRFYYEVQVKGKTSWDLGVVKESIVRKGSILASPENGYWTICLREGDKYKASAANISVKKPLNKVGVFVDYEKGLVSFHDVDSAELIHNFTDCSFTEKLYPFFSPSRHYNGRNSTPLIISTVNYSD, from the exons ATGACAACACATGAAGATCTTTGGAAAACTCTGGAGGATCTGACACATGAACAGTTCAAGGGGTTCAAGTGGTTCCTGCAGCAGCCAAACATCCATGAAGGGTTCTCAGCCATCTCAGTGGCCCAGCTGGAGAAGGCAGACAGGCAAGACACGGTGGATCTGATGGTGCAAAGATTTTACCTCCATGGGGCTCTGGACTTAACCATGAAGAATTTAGAGAAGATCAGCAGGAATGATCTGGTGCAGGGTTTGTTACACACCAGCTCAAGAGGGAAAG ACCTCAAGAACTTTGGCTCTGTTCCTCTCAATACTGATTATGAAAGAAAGAAGGCCAAGCTGGGGGAGACAAAGGATGAAATTAAGTTGATGAtccaggagagaaagaagatgaTCAGGGAAATCAATCGCTCAGCAGAGTTCAGCAGTAAATCTGCAGACAGACATATCGCGGACAGTAAGCAGAGCTCTGCTGTTCTGCAGCATTCTGTCGAGAGAAGTCTGGATAATCTCATCAGGGAAAttaaagaaaagcaggaaacgGCACTGAAAGAGGCCAAAGGAATCATCAAAGAGCTGGAGCAGGAAATTTCTAAACTGACAAAGAGAAGCGCTGAGGTGGAGCAGCTCTCACACACTGAAGACCACCCTGACTTCCTGCAAAGCTTCTCGTCCCTGAATGCTATTCCACACACTAAGAACTGGAAAGAAATCAGCGTGACTCCACCTACATATGGGACAAGTGTGGGGAAAGCGGTTATTGAGTTGGAGGAAATActcaagaaagagaaagagaaattgtTTTCTAAGGCCAAGCTGAAGAGGGTCCAGCAGTTTGCAAAGGATGTGACTCTAGATCCTGATACCGCAAATGCCAGCCTCATTTTGTCTGACGATAGGAAAGAAGTTTACTGTGGTGACGTAACACAAAGCCTCCCAGACAACCCAGAAAGATTTAATCCTGCTATAAATGTTTTAGGAAAGCAGAGTTTCTCTTCAGGAAGATTTTACTACGAAGTTCAGGTTAAAGGGAAGACTTCCTGGGATTTAGGTGTCGTCAAAGAGTCGATTGTCAGGAAGGGGTCGATCTTAGCAAGCCCAGAGAACGGCTACTGGACTATATGTTTAAGGGAAGGAGATAAGTACAAAGCTTCTGCTGCCAATATCAGTGTAAAAAAGCCGCTGAATAAGgtgggtgtgtttgtggatTATGAGAAGGGTTTAGTCTCCTTTCATGATGTAGATTCTGCAGAACTTATCCACAACTTTACTGACTGCTCCTTCACTGAGAAACTCTACCCATTCTTCAGTCCCAGTCGTCATTACAATGGTAGAAACTCCACACCTCTGATCATCTCGACTGTCAATTACAGTGATTAG